A single window of Penaeus chinensis breed Huanghai No. 1 chromosome 9, ASM1920278v2, whole genome shotgun sequence DNA harbors:
- the LOC125028948 gene encoding activating signal cointegrator 1 complex subunit 1-like → MNILRPPTTWINGRCYRIISPVSSQVTTGYMEEDSYGFEDAVYQDEVECGGEVPEIQVEVLKNGKFQTSIPVPSTYFSYIIGAKGATKKRIELDTYTNIHIPGKGQVGDIVVVGKDMKTVRQARMKVELLVDQARKKQPFTHFLSIPFNKPNIQEKFLEFKKGVLEKCGESRGVDESIFQDPNKLHLTLCVMVLADDRERRQAVETLNMCPENVLKRLLAGEKLRLEMKGIEYMNDDPGEVDVLYGQVNALSWSHSLQTIADSLVDEFVKAGLVTKQYERVKLHITLMNTIFRRDSDGVTEAKAGRDRETFSARQILEEFQDYYFGEMEIEEVHLSVRYTTANNGFYSASGKIQVLPTSEG, encoded by the exons ATGAACATCTTGAGACCTCCAACAACATGGATAAATGGCCGCTGTTATCGCATAATTAGTCCCGTGTCAAGCCAGGTGACAACTGGATATATGGAAGAGGACTCCTATGGATTCG AAGATGCAGTATACCAGGATGAGGTAGAGTGTGGTGGGGAAGTTCCTGAAATTCAAGTAGAAGTGCTGAAGAATGGAAAATTTCAAACTTCGATTCCAGTTCCAAG CACATATTTTTCATACATCATTGGAGCAAAAGGAGCTACAAAGAAAAGAATTGAATTAGATACATACACGAATATTCATATACCCGGAAAAGGACAAGTTGGAGATATCG TGGTGGTCGGGAAGGACATGAAGACCGTGCGTCAGGCGCGAATGAAAGTCGAATTACTGGTGGATCAGGCTCGGAAGAAACAACCGTTTACACATTTCCTGTCAATACCTTTTAACAAGCCGAATATTCAAGAGAAGTTCTTGGAATTTAAG AAAGGAGTCCTTGAGAAATGTGGGGAAAGCAGAGGTGTCGATGAATCAATATTCCAGGATCCAAATAAGCTTCATTTAACGTTATGTGTGATGGTGCTTGCTGATGACCGGGAACGACGTCAGGCTGTTGAAACTCTCAATATGTGTCCTGAAAATGTCTTAAA ACGACTTTTAGCTGGAGAAAAACTACGCTTAGAAATGAAAGGAATTGAATACATGAACGACGACCCAGGTGAAGTGGATGTATTATATGGCCAAGTAAATGCACTGAGCTGGTCGCATTCTCTCCAAACTATAGCAGACTCTCTGGTTGATGAATTTGTTAAGGCTG GTTTAGTAACCAAACAGTATGAAAGAGTGAAGCTGCACATAACCCTGATGAATACAATCTTTAGGAGAGATTCAGATGGAGTCACAGAAGCAAAGGCTGGGCGGGACCGTGAAACTTTCTCAGCACGACAAATCTTGGAG GAATTTCAAGACTATTATTTTGGAGAGATGGAAATCGAGGAGGTCCACCTTTCTGTCCGCTATACAACTGCCAATAATGGATTCTACTCTGCGTCAGGAAAGATACAGGTGTTGCCCACATCCGAGGGGTAG